A stretch of the Sphingobacterium thalpophilum genome encodes the following:
- a CDS encoding putative phage abortive infection protein, which produces MEIKLTILFWSITTIATYYFIEFKKIKRNGVPLLAITTIMGLGITHVFLLSISKDYNIYSHNGNETLDMNATGQVGDFIGGVIGTLLTGLSVILLYKTLMAQNSSSIENRFFELLKFHRDNVNEIEFRYYTKSKKIKTVKGRHFFVSAEKQLKNAFTEFDIFFKSKAYQIESIYISKYYEETRANILVEKKFDNLYILSKIDICYLILLFGVSRDGVNEILEKTSNKYNKEFIEDLLEYFRMKPVSSSTYYHKWCALLNTENPIKEIDNIRKERKENGNISTKSSNYYPDNYDKFYGGHRFRLGHYFRHLYQIACFVHYNQYLTEEEKIGYMRIVRGQLSDYEQRLFFYNSISQLGKNWEISDSTGKSIETNNRLITKYGIIKTISMTPLADGLKPEQIYPLKLKASPHF; this is translated from the coding sequence ATGGAAATAAAATTAACTATTTTATTTTGGTCAATAACTACAATAGCAACTTATTACTTTATCGAATTTAAAAAAATCAAACGTAACGGCGTTCCACTTCTTGCTATTACAACTATTATGGGACTAGGAATAACCCATGTTTTTTTACTTTCAATTTCTAAAGATTACAATATATATTCCCATAACGGAAATGAAACACTTGACATGAATGCCACTGGGCAAGTTGGGGACTTTATCGGCGGAGTGATTGGAACCCTTCTAACCGGTTTAAGTGTGATTTTATTGTATAAGACGCTAATGGCCCAAAATAGCAGTTCTATAGAGAATCGTTTCTTTGAGCTATTAAAGTTCCACAGGGATAACGTAAATGAGATCGAATTCAGGTACTACACCAAGTCAAAAAAAATTAAAACTGTTAAGGGTAGACATTTTTTTGTAAGCGCGGAAAAGCAATTGAAAAATGCGTTTACGGAGTTTGATATTTTTTTTAAATCAAAGGCCTATCAAATAGAAAGTATTTATATAAGTAAATATTATGAAGAGACTAGAGCTAACATTCTTGTTGAAAAAAAATTTGACAATTTATACATACTTTCCAAGATTGATATTTGTTATTTGATTTTGTTGTTCGGAGTATCGAGAGATGGAGTAAACGAAATTTTGGAGAAAACATCAAATAAATATAATAAAGAATTTATAGAAGATCTACTTGAATATTTTAGAATGAAACCTGTCAGTTCTTCAACTTATTATCATAAATGGTGTGCCCTACTTAACACGGAGAATCCAATCAAGGAAATAGACAATATCAGAAAGGAAAGAAAGGAAAATGGCAATATAAGCACCAAATCATCTAATTATTATCCAGATAATTACGACAAGTTTTATGGCGGCCACAGGTTCCGTTTAGGCCATTATTTTAGGCATTTATATCAAATAGCTTGTTTTGTCCATTATAATCAATATTTAACAGAAGAAGAGAAAATTGGATATATGAGAATTGTTCGAGGGCAATTATCAGATTACGAACAACGACTGTTTTTTTACAATAGTATCTCTCAACTTGGAAAGAATTGGGAGATATCGGATTCAACTGGTAAATCAATTGAAACGAATAATCGCCTGATAACAAAGTATGGCATCATCAAAACAATTTCGATGACTCCGTTAGCCGATGGTTTAAAGCCGGAACAGATATATCCATTAAAGCTTAAAGCTTCACCTCATTTCTAA
- a CDS encoding DNA sulfur modification protein DndB — MAGNKKIEGRNIQKRKYIELYGMFGDFDLPNKRVKVKYFSTIASGKDRKSDSFTLLSELKPMRERVKAKDIKDLSSLLQRNLDDFRVAYDLIPYLTEEKPNISFFPAILAVLLPNDYLKEGLDVAYPKRMEEENEQNRILNFENKWKVELFNIGGDVSNLGILSIDLKDIEVVVLDGQHRANAFRVASGAYSDKDSSVYPAFYNEVKVEGNLNADLPITLIWFEDEDGDIEPKYISRKLFVDVNNTAKRVSKSRKILLNDSEIASLITRFFYSELAKDKSFKYDELSLLHSEFDKDSDISVSTNNVFSITNPEFVYDIASWLTLGSRTFNQLHQYRSRDNFKGNIIEFGNIFNSKDFNGFDIEPVEESLVSKTVVLKNPHKMTAFENEYRKRLHIPLYYIFNNFILYKKHFEAICAIGDWYTDGMNTYQRSVWEEVFCGGEGLYYTFKNKETSRTKLNSTLHNYLTAIEEIEKRFKQERAKIYSESEKNVNSAYDSANTKAFQVGLVMALDLYKNGLPLIDKYEEFVGEINSLGEDNWLTILNVIRPALIKGTDPKQWPSYQKLIIRAIQKDYAYYSKDNFIDSPDGKIFVDLMKTSFNSWWDNQDEIEESELSTESIGLETIHKWAISSKEHVDDLFLSAGIMPIENVDTKKHGVIIIGDVVGKINPK, encoded by the coding sequence ATGGCAGGAAATAAAAAGATTGAAGGGAGAAATATTCAGAAAAGAAAATATATCGAATTATACGGTATGTTTGGTGATTTTGATTTACCTAATAAGAGGGTGAAAGTGAAATACTTTTCTACAATTGCAAGTGGGAAAGATAGAAAGAGCGACTCTTTTACATTATTATCGGAGCTTAAGCCAATGAGAGAGAGGGTTAAAGCCAAAGATATAAAGGATCTTTCTTCTTTATTGCAAAGGAATTTAGATGATTTTAGAGTCGCTTATGACCTAATTCCCTACCTTACGGAAGAAAAACCTAATATATCCTTTTTTCCTGCTATTCTCGCTGTTTTGCTACCGAATGATTACTTAAAAGAGGGTTTAGACGTAGCATACCCAAAACGGATGGAAGAGGAAAATGAACAAAATAGGATATTGAATTTTGAGAACAAGTGGAAAGTTGAGCTCTTTAATATTGGTGGTGATGTTTCAAATTTAGGAATATTGTCGATCGACCTAAAAGACATAGAAGTCGTTGTTCTAGATGGGCAACATAGGGCAAATGCATTCAGAGTCGCTAGTGGTGCATATTCTGACAAAGATAGCAGTGTGTATCCTGCGTTTTATAATGAAGTTAAAGTTGAAGGCAATTTAAATGCTGATTTACCGATTACTCTAATATGGTTTGAGGATGAAGATGGAGATATTGAACCAAAATACATTTCTAGGAAGTTATTTGTGGATGTAAATAATACAGCAAAGAGAGTAAGTAAGTCAAGAAAAATCTTACTAAACGATTCCGAAATCGCTTCATTAATAACAAGATTTTTTTACTCAGAATTAGCTAAAGATAAATCTTTTAAATATGATGAGCTATCTCTTTTACACTCGGAATTTGATAAAGATTCCGATATATCAGTATCCACCAATAATGTCTTTTCGATAACTAATCCGGAATTTGTTTATGATATAGCATCTTGGCTAACCTTAGGCTCCAGAACATTTAATCAACTTCACCAATACCGTAGCCGTGATAATTTTAAAGGAAATATTATTGAATTCGGAAATATTTTTAATTCAAAGGATTTTAATGGTTTTGATATTGAGCCTGTAGAGGAGTCCCTGGTTTCTAAGACCGTCGTTTTAAAAAATCCTCATAAAATGACAGCTTTTGAAAACGAGTATAGAAAGAGATTGCATATTCCTCTTTATTATATATTTAACAATTTTATTTTGTATAAAAAGCATTTCGAGGCTATCTGTGCAATTGGAGATTGGTATACTGATGGTATGAACACTTATCAAAGATCAGTTTGGGAAGAAGTATTTTGTGGTGGAGAGGGCTTATATTATACGTTCAAGAATAAGGAAACGAGTAGAACGAAATTAAATAGTACTCTACATAACTATTTGACAGCTATTGAAGAAATTGAAAAGAGATTTAAACAGGAGCGAGCTAAAATTTATTCGGAAAGTGAAAAAAATGTTAATTCTGCATATGATTCTGCTAACACCAAAGCCTTCCAAGTGGGATTAGTGATGGCGTTGGATTTATATAAAAATGGCTTACCCTTAATTGATAAGTATGAGGAGTTTGTGGGAGAGATTAACTCATTAGGTGAGGATAATTGGCTTACTATTTTAAATGTAATAAGGCCGGCCTTGATCAAAGGAACTGATCCAAAGCAGTGGCCGAGCTATCAGAAATTAATCATTAGGGCAATTCAGAAAGATTATGCTTATTATTCGAAGGATAATTTTATAGATTCGCCAGATGGAAAAATTTTTGTCGATCTGATGAAGACTTCTTTCAATAGCTGGTGGGATAATCAGGATGAAATTGAGGAGAGTGAACTTTCTACAGAATCTATAGGGCTAGAGACTATTCATAAATGGGCAATTAGCTCAAAAGAACACGTTGATGATTTATTTTTATCTGCGGGAATAATGCCAATCGAAAATGTGGATACTAAGAAACATGGTGTTATTATTATTGGGGATGTTGTAGGCAAAATTAACCCAAAATAG
- a CDS encoding TonB-dependent receptor plug domain-containing protein encodes MRTISNLAPALLDKVAHRSGFSLTSGLLMLVFSFHMFSLSAQTPRKDSGADGSLVISGTVVSAADGKPIEGVSVQAEGQKERTSSNSDGSFWLRVSKAQSTVSFSHVGFRRLELQYTAGVSMTVKLIPLENQLEEVEINTGYQRISKERAVGSVDVLDRKLIERSVSSNVLSRINGLTTGLLVPKINSNEGGNQPEFTIRGKSTLFASAEPLIIVDGFPYDGGLASLNPADLASVSILKDAAAASIWGARSGNGVVVITTKQGSKDRLSLSAEVIQTVAGKPDLYYNKSISSSDFIDVEKFLYEKGAYNARLKTGYQPVSPVVEILDRIAKGQLSSEEGNEMIDAYRHKDSRIQRLKYLYRTPLDQQYNVAISRPFKDGSFYISGGLNRSDETTKHSDNERRTLLMKYDQRFLNDRIGLAFQSNLTGIRTNRAQNIPAMYPYEELLSTSGESLAVTGSVRSSYADTVGGGHLLDWHYNPLTDLGKGLSSNSLFNLRLNGGIDAKILPFLTASVKYQYTKSMSDDLMRYADDSYYVRNMINTYSRYDQATAKYIQQVPVGEVRTVSHLRGHSYLWRAQLSLDKSINKMHRITALMAMELSDARSEVDRKELIGYDPSTATSATIDHINALPRIYGGSQVVENGNYQTWHVDRYRSYLLNAAYSYRNVFNIYGSIRRDESNLFGVATNQKGVPLWSIGGSYNVKTAVCNGFNWLSELRLRSSYGVQGNVDKTMSAWLTARYESFKNTYQNQFAAIVNPPNPSLRWEKTKVTNIGLDFGDTGSSPLLVVILS; translated from the coding sequence ATGAGGACTATATCAAATCTTGCGCCTGCCTTATTGGATAAGGTAGCGCACCGATCCGGATTTTCGCTGACGAGTGGACTACTGATGCTGGTTTTTAGTTTTCATATGTTTAGTTTATCGGCTCAGACGCCCCGCAAGGACAGCGGGGCGGATGGGTCCTTAGTAATCTCCGGTACTGTAGTGTCGGCAGCGGATGGTAAGCCGATCGAAGGGGTGTCAGTTCAGGCGGAGGGTCAGAAGGAGAGGACTTCTTCTAACAGTGACGGCTCCTTCTGGTTGCGGGTCTCCAAAGCTCAGAGCACAGTTTCGTTCTCGCATGTGGGCTTCAGGCGTTTAGAATTGCAATACACTGCTGGAGTATCGATGACTGTAAAATTGATACCGCTGGAGAATCAATTGGAAGAAGTGGAAATCAATACGGGATATCAGCGTATTTCAAAGGAAAGGGCCGTCGGCAGCGTGGATGTGCTGGACCGGAAATTGATCGAACGATCGGTATCATCCAATGTCTTGTCTAGGATAAACGGGCTTACTACAGGTTTGTTGGTACCCAAGATCAACAGCAACGAGGGCGGCAATCAGCCCGAATTTACAATTCGTGGCAAAAGTACGTTATTTGCCAGTGCCGAACCATTGATTATCGTAGATGGATTCCCATACGATGGGGGACTGGCCTCGCTTAACCCTGCCGATTTAGCATCAGTATCGATTTTAAAGGATGCTGCGGCTGCCTCTATATGGGGTGCCCGCTCGGGAAACGGTGTGGTCGTTATCACTACTAAACAGGGAAGTAAAGATCGCCTTTCGCTGTCGGCAGAGGTTATACAGACGGTTGCGGGTAAACCTGACTTATATTATAACAAATCGATCTCGAGCAGCGATTTTATAGACGTAGAGAAGTTCCTATACGAGAAGGGGGCTTATAATGCTAGGCTAAAAACGGGTTATCAACCGGTCTCGCCTGTCGTCGAAATTCTGGACAGAATAGCTAAAGGTCAGCTATCGAGCGAAGAGGGAAATGAGATGATCGATGCCTATAGGCATAAGGATAGTCGCATACAGAGACTTAAATATCTGTATAGAACACCGCTTGACCAACAGTATAACGTGGCTATCTCAAGACCATTTAAGGATGGTAGCTTCTATATTTCAGGTGGATTAAACCGATCTGACGAGACCACAAAACATTCGGACAACGAACGCAGGACGCTGCTGATGAAATACGACCAACGCTTCTTGAATGATCGTATCGGTCTTGCATTCCAGAGCAATCTGACAGGTATTCGGACGAATAGGGCACAAAATATTCCCGCAATGTATCCTTATGAAGAATTGCTTTCCACTAGCGGCGAGTCGCTTGCCGTGACGGGTAGCGTCCGTAGCAGTTATGCGGATACTGTTGGCGGTGGACATCTGCTGGACTGGCATTATAATCCGCTGACTGACCTTGGGAAAGGGCTTTCCTCCAATTCGCTGTTCAATTTAAGGCTCAACGGTGGTATCGATGCCAAAATCCTTCCTTTTTTGACGGCTAGCGTAAAATACCAGTATACAAAATCGATGAGCGACGACCTCATGCGCTATGCAGATGACTCTTACTATGTGCGCAATATGATCAATACCTATTCCCGATATGATCAAGCGACAGCCAAATATATACAGCAGGTGCCGGTAGGTGAGGTCCGGACAGTCAGCCACTTACGCGGGCACTCGTACTTATGGCGAGCGCAGCTGTCATTGGACAAGAGCATCAATAAGATGCATCGGATCACTGCATTAATGGCTATGGAGCTTTCGGATGCCCGAAGCGAAGTTGACAGAAAAGAGCTGATAGGCTATGACCCTTCGACAGCAACATCCGCCACAATAGACCACATCAATGCCTTGCCGCGCATATATGGCGGCAGTCAAGTTGTCGAAAATGGGAATTATCAGACTTGGCATGTAGATCGCTACCGTTCTTACCTCCTAAATGCAGCCTATAGTTACCGAAATGTTTTCAATATCTATGGAAGTATCCGCCGGGATGAGTCCAATCTGTTTGGTGTGGCCACCAATCAGAAAGGTGTGCCGCTCTGGTCGATCGGGGGTAGTTATAATGTCAAGACGGCCGTATGCAACGGCTTCAATTGGCTGTCCGAACTACGCTTACGCTCTTCTTATGGTGTGCAGGGCAACGTGGACAAAACGATGTCGGCATGGCTGACAGCACGGTATGAAAGCTTTAAAAATACTTATCAGAACCAGTTTGCAGCCATTGTAAACCCTCCAAATCCCTCTCTGAGATGGGAGAAAACAAAAGTAACGAATATAGGCCTCGATTTCGGTGATACTGGTTCTTCCCCACTTTTGGTGGTAATCTTATCATAA
- a CDS encoding AAA family ATPase, which translates to MELIYLWIESFRNIDRQGFNFSNQYDIYYNEVTNEITVDEIGSADTLKNENGILNFGSGDQHYLKDFFHPNISNITAIIGKNSSGKSNVIDFILTAISRGNRSKLTSNYVLVFKKDNQPLFFGRTKKNSLETSILSFQGTKLKKINPDDEWESMFYTNVADNKDYIFEDGSVHNFSFKTLNKLQSNKIKFVSSSIFNDTWIKLSPDNQDSKKVRFIFNPIAYTSLESQNPNDEKILGILKRYRRAIYHASTSNYNRFKYGVTINLLSFIIVNENDVSPLLEKIEIVGTEGLAEAISSLNTKVSNFLIEFNDYTNLGELLEGDFKLYQQLLRDMSANNNYNFGEVEKHVNSIIVDFNEDFMGIISGKTEIFNTQTLISHDWSQLSSGMKAYLNLFSQLFYLADQAIDKSKNLLICIDEGDLYLHPEWQRNFLNDFITFVTNIFDTTKIQVILTSHSPFLISDLPKESVLLLNEIGESTRQLIDESSFGANIHQLFTNQFFLNKGSIGLFAKTKIQTLLRDIPNMIDENVDQYRKRIEMIGEPILRYRLDEVFRKRIKELSKEKQIEWHQQQIYKLKEI; encoded by the coding sequence ATGGAATTAATATACCTATGGATAGAAAGCTTTAGAAATATAGATCGGCAAGGATTTAATTTCTCAAATCAATATGATATATATTATAATGAAGTCACAAATGAAATTACTGTTGACGAGATAGGCAGTGCAGATACTCTTAAGAATGAAAATGGTATTTTAAACTTCGGAAGCGGAGATCAACACTACTTGAAAGACTTTTTTCATCCCAATATTTCGAATATTACTGCTATTATTGGTAAAAACTCTTCTGGGAAAAGTAATGTAATCGATTTTATACTTACAGCTATTAGCAGGGGTAATAGAAGTAAACTAACTTCTAATTATGTTCTAGTTTTTAAAAAGGATAATCAGCCCCTTTTCTTTGGAAGAACAAAAAAAAACAGTTTAGAAACTTCTATTCTTAGTTTCCAAGGAACCAAATTGAAAAAAATAAACCCAGATGATGAATGGGAGTCTATGTTTTATACCAATGTGGCAGATAATAAAGATTATATATTTGAAGATGGCTCAGTGCATAATTTTTCATTTAAAACACTAAATAAGCTACAGTCCAATAAAATCAAGTTTGTCAGTTCTTCAATATTTAATGATACATGGATAAAACTAAGCCCAGATAACCAAGACAGTAAAAAAGTTAGATTTATCTTCAATCCTATTGCATACACATCTTTAGAAAGTCAGAATCCAAACGACGAAAAAATATTAGGGATTCTCAAACGCTATAGACGAGCTATATATCATGCTTCTACTTCGAATTATAATAGATTTAAATATGGAGTTACCATAAATCTGCTTAGCTTTATCATTGTTAACGAAAATGATGTTTCACCACTTTTAGAGAAAATTGAAATTGTTGGAACTGAAGGTTTGGCAGAAGCAATTTCTTCATTAAACACTAAAGTTTCTAATTTTTTAATTGAATTTAATGATTATACGAATCTTGGAGAGTTATTAGAAGGGGATTTTAAGCTTTACCAGCAACTTCTCCGAGACATGAGTGCAAACAATAATTACAATTTTGGCGAGGTTGAAAAACATGTAAACTCAATTATTGTCGACTTTAACGAAGATTTCATGGGCATTATCAGTGGTAAAACTGAAATTTTCAATACTCAAACATTAATATCACATGACTGGTCTCAATTGAGTTCTGGAATGAAAGCCTATTTGAATCTATTTTCTCAATTATTTTACCTAGCTGATCAAGCTATTGACAAATCCAAAAATCTGTTGATTTGTATAGACGAGGGTGATTTATACCTCCATCCTGAGTGGCAAAGGAATTTCCTAAATGATTTTATCACATTTGTTACCAATATTTTTGACACAACTAAAATTCAAGTTATTCTAACGTCGCACTCTCCGTTCCTTATATCTGACTTACCAAAAGAAAGCGTTTTATTACTAAATGAAATTGGAGAATCGACGAGACAATTAATTGATGAATCTTCATTTGGAGCAAATATTCACCAATTATTTACCAACCAATTTTTCTTAAACAAAGGATCTATTGGTCTGTTTGCCAAAACTAAAATTCAAACATTATTAAGAGACATTCCTAATATGATTGACGAGAATGTTGATCAATATAGAAAGAGGATCGAAATGATTGGCGAGCCAATATTACGATATCGTTTAGACGAAGTATTTAGAAAAAGGATTAAGGAGCTTTCAAAAGAAAAACAAATTGAATGGCATCAGCAACAAATCTATAAACTTAAAGAGATATGA
- a CDS encoding nuclear transport factor 2 family protein has protein sequence MSILEGKALMQPNILNDRTNKIFRYVEAYNKMDVENMIADFADDFTFQNVMNDEQTMYLQGIEGFKKQAVEALSYFSEREQSIETMTHTHNSTEIVINYKAIAAMDFPSGLGDEINSKAAEKQVSSQVIAPITCLNIRQKVNYSGLI, from the coding sequence ATGAGTATTCTGGAAGGGAAAGCACTTATGCAACCAAATATCCTAAATGACAGGACGAACAAGATTTTCAGGTATGTTGAGGCATATAATAAGATGGATGTAGAAAATATGATAGCAGATTTTGCTGATGATTTTACTTTCCAGAATGTAATGAATGATGAGCAAACTATGTACTTGCAAGGAATCGAGGGGTTCAAAAAACAGGCGGTCGAAGCCCTATCCTACTTTAGCGAAAGAGAACAATCCATTGAGACAATGACTCATACCCATAATTCGACAGAAATCGTGATCAACTACAAGGCGATTGCGGCAATGGATTTTCCGAGTGGTCTAGGCGATGAAATAAACAGCAAGGCGGCCGAAAAACAGGTATCATCTCAGGTTATCGCCCCAATCACGTGTTTGAATATACGTCAGAAGGTAAATTACAGCGGACTTATATAG
- a CDS encoding HNH endonuclease gives MIFLNNISDSIKSAHWKYFKSSDGFANLIKLSQDTTIPLAEKNYFLRLTDESLLQKIIIGNPEQLREEIKYYQMVFLKQNPILKFHQTFLACLSYSEDIYPKINRLAEKKEGVSTVLKNRKFYYNRFLYIINKLQDTSLEIGIEKDKLTIGNIRLMYNNLQNFFEDNLNGLYNRIKSVFNYDDFIKEKEEWYAYTLTQQLGVNVCPYCNRNYIHTSINDHGKTRAELDHFYPKSKYPFLSISLYNLIPSCHVCNSNLKKARDFYIEKHVHPYEDNYLNDFRFEIVYLDDSINNVVPDEENFNIELIALSSEDDKIKLINNSNQTFQIAQLHNFHKDIAQELLVRSIYYNKTKILELQKILGVESGIDDEFLKRVIIGNYGDIGSFGKRPLAKYSYDILSKTDLKKNLDL, from the coding sequence ATGATTTTCTTAAACAATATATCTGATTCAATTAAAAGTGCTCATTGGAAATATTTCAAATCTTCAGATGGTTTTGCAAATCTTATAAAGCTATCCCAAGATACAACAATTCCTTTGGCAGAAAAAAACTATTTCTTACGGCTAACTGATGAATCTTTGTTGCAAAAAATAATTATTGGAAACCCAGAACAATTAAGGGAAGAAATTAAATATTATCAAATGGTTTTTCTGAAACAAAATCCAATTCTTAAATTTCATCAAACATTCTTGGCTTGCTTAAGTTATTCTGAGGACATCTATCCAAAGATAAATCGTCTTGCTGAAAAAAAGGAAGGAGTCTCCACTGTTCTGAAAAATAGAAAATTTTACTATAATCGGTTTTTATATATCATAAATAAATTACAGGATACATCTCTCGAAATTGGGATTGAGAAGGACAAATTAACAATCGGTAATATAAGACTGATGTATAATAATTTACAAAACTTCTTTGAGGATAATTTAAATGGGCTTTATAATAGGATAAAATCCGTGTTTAATTATGATGATTTTATTAAAGAAAAAGAAGAATGGTATGCCTATACTTTAACTCAACAACTAGGGGTTAATGTATGTCCATATTGTAACAGGAATTATATCCATACTTCCATCAATGATCATGGAAAAACAAGAGCAGAATTAGACCATTTTTATCCTAAATCAAAATATCCTTTTTTATCAATATCACTTTACAACTTGATACCTAGTTGTCATGTATGCAACTCAAATTTAAAAAAAGCAAGAGATTTCTATATAGAAAAGCATGTTCATCCTTATGAAGATAATTATTTAAACGACTTCCGTTTTGAGATAGTATATCTTGACGATTCAATCAATAATGTAGTTCCTGATGAAGAAAACTTCAATATTGAACTAATAGCTTTAAGTTCAGAAGATGATAAAATAAAACTTATCAATAACTCAAATCAAACTTTTCAAATTGCTCAACTACATAATTTTCATAAAGATATTGCCCAAGAATTATTAGTAAGATCCATATATTATAACAAGACTAAAATATTAGAATTACAAAAAATATTGGGGGTTGAATCAGGCATTGACGATGAGTTTCTAAAACGAGTAATAATTGGTAACTATGGTGACATAGGTAGCTTCGGAAAGAGACCACTAGCTAAATATTCCTATGACATACTATCAAAAACAGATTTAAAAAAGAATCTTGACCTATAA